The Aphis gossypii isolate Hap1 unplaced genomic scaffold, ASM2018417v2 Contig00060, whole genome shotgun sequence genome contains a region encoding:
- the LOC126553063 gene encoding uncharacterized protein LOC126553063, with protein sequence MASPCMEEGRCKKRFPKSFTNDTITDIDGYPLYRRRDPEHGGHTFTIRKSNSINEVEIDNWWVVPYSPLLSKAYKAHINVEFCSSVKSIKYICKYVNKGSDLAVFEIQNINKNDEIARYQMGRYISSSEAIWRIFSFPIHERELSVQHLAVHLENGQLVYFTEENILQRPFETPKTTLTELFTLCQKSDVFGQFAKTLLYTDVPRYFTWNKIGKKWEPRKQGKPHTSIPGIFKAKTLGRLYTVHPKQRECFFLRLLLVNIHGPTYFEYLRTVNDRVFNTYQDACCELQLLEADNHWDLTLADAALTSTPNNISQLFAIILTTCFPTQSSTLWEKYKNYVTEDILHRIRRTNQCPNLDFTPEMYNEALVLIEDLCILISNLQLSHYGMSSPDRPAVDLVNTDLQREKQYNDVDLATIIMNNEPLLTAEQKNIYNRIMRTDQGGFFF encoded by the coding sequence ATGGCATCACCATGCATGGAAGAAGGAAGGTGTAAGAAACGTTTCCCGAAATCCTTTACCAATGATACTATTACGGATATCGATGGTTATCCATTGTATCGCCGCAGAGACCCTGAGCATGGTGGTCACACATTTACAATTCGAAAGTCAAATTCTATAAATGAAGTTGAAATTGATAATTGGTGGGTAGTTCCGTACTCACCATTGCTGTCAAAAGCGTATAAGGCTCATATTAATGTCGAGTTTTGCAGTTCCGTCAAATCAATTAAGTACAtttgtaaatatgttaataaaggAAGTGATTTGGCCgtatttgaaatacaaaatataaacaaaaatgacgAAATAGCAAGATACCAGATGGGTAGATATATAAGCAGCAGTGAAGCTATCTGGCGTATTTTCAGTTTTCCAATACACGAAAGAGAGCTTTCTGTCCAGCATCTTGCAGTACATCTTGAAAACGGTCAACTAGTATATTTTACCGAAGAAAATATTCTCCAAAGACCATTTGAGACACCGAAAACGACACTAactgaattatttacattatgtcAAAAATCTGATGTATTTGGCCAATttgcaaaaacattattatataccgatGTTCCACGCTATTTTACATGGAATAAAATAGGGAAAAAGTGGGAGCCCCGTAAGCAAGGAAAACCACATACATCGATCCCAGGCATATTTAAAGCTAAGACATTGGGACGACTTTACACTGTACATCCTAAACAACGTGAATGCTTCTTTTTGCGTTTATTGCTGGTGAATATTCACGGACCAACATATTTCGAATATTTGCGAACAGTGAACGATCGAGTGTTCAATACATATCAAGATGCATGTTGCGAGTTGCAATTACTGGAAGCAGATAATCATTGGGACTTGACACTTGCTGATGCAGCATTGACATCTACACCGAATAATATTAGTCAACTATTTGCAATAATTTTGACAACATGTTTTCCAACACAATCATCGACTCTGtgggaaaaatataaaaattatgtgacTGAAGATATACTGCATCGAATTAGACGAACAAATCAATGTCCAAATTTAGATTTCACACCAGAGATGTATAATGAAGCATTAGTGTTGATCGaagatttatgtattttaatttcaaatttgcaACTTAGTCATTATGGAATGTCATCACCTGATCGCCCGGCTGTAGACTTAGTGAACACTGATTTGCAACGAGAAAAACAGTACAATGACGTTGACTTagctacaattattatgaataatgagCCATTACTGACAgccgaacaaaaaaatatttataatcggaTAATGCGGACCGACCAaggtgggttttttttttag